In Mammaliicoccus sp. Marseille-Q6498, the genomic stretch CGGCTATAGATTTTACTATAAAAATCCAGATGTCATATTAGTTGATTCACAAGTTATCGTTCAAGCTCCAGTTAAACTGTTTGCTGCTGGTATGAGTGATGCTTTAGCTACGTTAGTTGAAGTTCAATCAACTTTAAATCGTAGAGGACAAACTATGGTAGACGGTAAACCAACGTTAGCATCTTTAGCCATTGCTGAAAAAGCAGAAGAAACACTATTTAAACATGGTAAGAGTGCTTACTTTGCTGCATCTAAAGGTATTGTAACGCCTCACGTTGAATCTATTATAGAAGCAAACACCCTACTTTCAGGACTTGGTTTTGAAAACGGTGGACTTGCTGCAGCTCACGCAATACACAATGGATTCACAGCTTTATCAGGTGATATTCACAAACTTGGACACGGCGAAAAAGTCGCTTACGGTACACTTGTTCAAATGGTATTAGAAAATAGATCATATGAAGAAATTAAAAAATATATCGATTTTTATAAATTCTTAGAAATGCCAACAAATTTAGATAATATGCATTTAAACGACGTTTCTTTTGAAGACTTAGTAAAAGTAGGCAATTTAGCAAAAGATCCTAATGACACATTCTCTAATTTAAGCGATGAATACTCAGCTGAAGACATAGCACAAGCTATACTTGCAGTTGATGCAATAAGCAACGGTATAGAATAAATATATTTATTAAAAAATCCCCTCACTTACGATTTGTGAGGGGATTTTTGACTGTCGACAAAGTCACTTAAAGTGAACTTGTTGGCAGTTTTTTGCTCTAACGGGATTGTTTTAGATTTCTTTCACGTTAGAAATTCTAAGGGGATTGTTTTCTCAGTCTTTCACGTTAGAGCTGAAAAAGACCTGTTTTAGATGTGATATTACACTTTTATATAGCCAAAATAGCTCTAACGGGATTGTTTCAGATTTCTTTCCCTTTAGAATTTCTAAGGGGATTGTTTTCTCAGTCTTTCACGTTAGAACTAAAAAAGACCTGCTTTAGATGTGATATTACACTTTTATATAGCCAAAATAGCTCTAACGGGATTGTTTTAGAATTCTTTCCCGTTAGAATTTCTAAGGGGATTGTTTTCTGAGTCTTTCACGTTAGAGCTGAAAACGATCTGTTTTATATGTGATATTACACTTTTTAGCAGCCGAAATTGCTCTAACGGGATTGTTTCGGATTTCTTTCCCTTTAGAAATTCTAAGGGGATTGTTTTCCCATTCTTTCACGTTAGAGCTGAAAAAGACCTGCTTTAAATGTGATATTACACTTTTTAGTAGCCGAAATTGCTCTAACGGGATTGTTTCAAATTTCTTTCTCGTTAGAAATTCTAAAGGGATTGTTTTCTCAGTCTTTCACGTTAGACTTACCCCACTCCAGTTCTCCCATTCTATTACCATCTTCTTAACAATGCTCAAATAAATCATGAATAGTCTTTGGAGTTTATTTAACACCTAATTCATCTAATATTTTTTCAAAGGGTATTGTTTCTTCATTCGATTCATAATGTTCCTTTAAATCAGACTCTCCAACTTTAGCGTCATATAAATCTTCGAGGTCTTCAAGTGAATATCTTTTTAGTATATCACTGCTATTCATTCCTAAAAATTCCACCATATGATTTATAAATGCCGTTTCTTCGTTAGTTATTCTAGTTGTAGTCATTCATATCACATCCTTAATATATTTAAATTTATTGTAGTATATTTGAAACATATTACAAGGTTAGAGATTAATATTTTCACCTAAATAAAAAACACCATCCCCTAGACATTCACGTCTAAGTTCTGATGTTTTTTCTTACGTTATTTATCTGTCACGCTAAATTCTGCTGAAATTTTAGCTATGACTTTGTGTTTTTTATATAATTTAAGCTGATATTCATAAAAAGTGATGTCTTGATTTTTATGTTCATTTAAACATTCTAATTCTGCGTAGTAGTTTTCTAATGACATAATACGTTCTGTTTGTTCAAATTCACTTTTAATTTGTTTTAATTTAGTGTTTCGTTTCAAAAATGGCTTAAAACTACTAAATTCCCGAAGAATGCTTAATAAATATTGAACTGGTACTTCTTCATAATAATGATAGCCCATGATGTTACAATAATTCAATACCGCTTCATCATTAAAGGAAATACGCTTTGTTTCCACTTCTTTCACCCGCCGTTTCTTGAGGCTTTACTTTGTTGTTATTGTACTTTAAACAATAGCATCATTCAAGTTAATGTATGCTATTAAGCTTCTGTTGCCTCTTCTTCGCTTATATACGCATTTGTATCTAATATAATTTCAACGTTTGGATGATTATATAATGCTGAAGCTGGTAAATCAGTCGTAATTTCTCCTGATAATAGTTTTTGAATGGCTTCTGCTTTTTTCGGACCGAATGCTAGTAGTATGATACGTTTTGCTTTTAATATTGATTTAATGCCCATAGAGATAGCTTGTTTTGGCACTTCGTCTACGCCATCAAAGTATCTACTATTTGCTTCTATTGTTGATTCTGTTAAGTCTACTATACTTGTTAAGCTATCAAATGACGTTCCTGGCTCGTTAAATCCTATATGACCGTTCTCACCAATGCCTAAAATTTGTATATCTACTGGCCCTTTTTCATCTAATAATGCTTCGTAACGTTCTACTTCTGCTTGTAAATCTTCAGCAGTACCGTTTGGCAAATGAATAAGCTCTTCGTTCCAGCTTGGTATATGATTAAATAGGACGTCGTGCATATATGTGTAATAACTTTCTGAGTGATCGTAATCGATTCCGATATATTCGTCTAAGTTGAATGTTGTGATTTCGCTTAAATCAATGTTATTGATTCGAATTAAGTTTACCAACTGCTCATATACACGAACCATTGTGCCACCTGTTGCTAAACCTAGAACACTTTTTTTATTTGAAATAATTTGTTTTAATAATTCGTTTGTAACGTAGTGACATGCTTCTTCTTTTGTACCTAAATTAATAACTTGCATGATTATCCCTCTATTTCTTTTATAAATCTTTTAGTGATTTCTAAAGGTCTCGTAATTGCCCCGCCTACTACAGTACAGTGAACGCCTAAGTCTGTAACACGTTTCAACATTTCAGGTGTAATAACATTTCCCTCTGCTATAACCTTTGCATCAACATGGCTTAAGACGTCTTTTAAAAATTGAAAGTCATTTTCGAATAATACATGACCTTTCGTATATTCAGTATACCCTCTTAATGTTGTTCCTACATAATCAAAGCCTAATTTATCTGCATTAACCGCTTCTTCTAAGTCAGAAACATCAGCCATAATTTCAGTGTTAGGCGCTTTTTCTCTTATATATTTAACCAATTCTTCTAATGTTTCTTTCGGTCTTTCTTGTTTCGTAGCGTCTAAAGCGATAACATCACAACCACTTTCAATCAGTTCATTTACTTCTTTTGATGTCGCAGTAATAAATACATT encodes the following:
- the nagB gene encoding glucosamine-6-phosphate deaminase, whose product is MQVINLGTKEEACHYVTNELLKQIISNKKSVLGLATGGTMVRVYEQLVNLIRINNIDLSEITTFNLDEYIGIDYDHSESYYTYMHDVLFNHIPSWNEELIHLPNGTAEDLQAEVERYEALLDEKGPVDIQILGIGENGHIGFNEPGTSFDSLTSIVDLTESTIEANSRYFDGVDEVPKQAISMGIKSILKAKRIILLAFGPKKAEAIQKLLSGEITTDLPASALYNHPNVEIILDTNAYISEEEATEA
- a CDS encoding DUF6290 family protein; this translates as MTTTRITNEETAFINHMVEFLGMNSSDILKRYSLEDLEDLYDAKVGESDLKEHYESNEETIPFEKILDELGVK
- a CDS encoding glycerol dehydrogenase, with the translated sequence MSRYVFQSPSRYVQGKGEIKSIPNEVENLGDTPLIISDSLVWSLTSKDIKASFEDSDLSYKYEEFSGEASENEIKRLSKIAQDNNINVIVGVGGGKTLDTAKAISDELSSPVIIVPTTASTDAPTSALSVIYSDEGVFTGYRFYYKNPDVILVDSQVIVQAPVKLFAAGMSDALATLVEVQSTLNRRGQTMVDGKPTLASLAIAEKAEETLFKHGKSAYFAASKGIVTPHVESIIEANTLLSGLGFENGGLAAAHAIHNGFTALSGDIHKLGHGEKVAYGTLVQMVLENRSYEEIKKYIDFYKFLEMPTNLDNMHLNDVSFEDLVKVGNLAKDPNDTFSNLSDEYSAEDIAQAILAVDAISNGIE